In Alkalibacter saccharofermentans DSM 14828, the sequence TTTTAACATTTCGTTTGTGATTCCTGTTTTTTGGGTAATAAACTCATCAATTGGAAATGTGGGTTCAATTAATGCTTGAAATTCATCGACCACCTGGAAGTCACGAACTTTAACGGCAGCTAACTCAATAATTTCATCATATCGTGGATCTAGCCCGGTTGTCTCGATATCAATAACTGTATAATTTGGGATTATGTTCATCAGGGAAGATCCCTTGCATCTTTCACTCATTTGATTCATCTCCTTTAATTTTAGTTTTATATATTTTTAATTATAACAAAAAAACAAAGGAATATAAGAAAATATTTACTTTTATATTAAATAATTATTTGTATCAATAAAAACACATAAGCCCTTGATGTTCATAGGTATTAACACTTGGGTGGCATTAAAAAAAGCCCTTAAAACGCAAATGTGGGCTTAGTTTTTTTGTTCAATCTGTGATTATATTGTGAAGATCTCTTTTAAAACGCTTATGGCATGATGAACGATTTTTCCCTAACCACTGGCCAATATCATTCCAGGTATTGCATCTGATAAACCGTCCAAAGGCTAGTAGGTAGAAGTCATAATCAATCAAGCCTTTATCTCGGCACTTGTCAAGGTAAGTCAGTATCTCCTTGTATGCCTTGGCGTACTCGTTTATCTCATCATTCAGCATCTTGGATATATCGGCGCACTTAGTGGCTGTATCTCCCGTTTTATCGCTCCTGAACCCTCCCTGTACGTTGTCTAAGCGTGGTCTGCTTGATATAAGGGTTCTAGCTCTTATCTCTTCCAGTTGGTCCTTAAGGTTTTCTATTCGCTCTCTTCTTTTAGGAAGTTGCTCTAATTCTTGCAATGTCATATAATCACCTCACTAAAAAGATACATGCCCAAAGATTTACCCCTGGGCACGTTCAAAATTTCTCGGTCTATCTGTTTCTTCTGTCATAGTCTCCACGACTTCTCACGAACTCCATAAACGCATCTTCTTCCGGGTCACTCTCTAGACCTTTTGGCAATATGTCTAAAAGTTTATTAATTAACGCTTGGTAGTTCTTGATCATGGTATTATATAAATCAGCTTCAGCAAATCGTTTGATTCCAAACTGGTTGGCTCCGTTCTGGTACTTCTCGTTGCCCCTTCTCGGCTTATTGTTTCGGCTAGGTCTTGAAGTGTTACGGCCATGAATGCAGCATTTTCTATTAAACGATGTACTGTGTTTAACTTGTCCTTTGGTATGTCCTTAAATATCCTTTTAAGCCTCTGATGCTCTTTTTTTTATGAGCTGTTCCTTTGTTTGAACGGTCAATTTATCACCTCGAATCATGTAATATTTAAAATATAAACTGTCGGATTGTTTGTCCTGGTAAAAATGGATTGATAACTTTAAATGTCGTTAAAAGCTTGTTTATCCTTAAATGAATTAATTAAAGCTTCTAAATCCTTGGATTTATCGCTACTGGTAATGAAATTTTTACTACACCCTTATGCGAGTGCTCGGTCAGTAACAGACATTTACCCCCGCCGGTCCTGAATTTTTCTATGTTTTTTTTACGACCCAGGGGGCTACCTCCTTAAGGAAAATAGGTGGTTCTCATTTCCCTGGGGAATATACAGATCTATTATCCAATGCCTTCGGCATCTATTTTTTCTATTCGGAAGGCTTCAAGTCCCTTGTCGCTTTCGGCTCCAATGAATTTGAGTAAGTCGCCTTTTTCTATTTGATTAAAAGTGTCTGGATCTATCAAATTACTAGCATGAAAGTAGCAAGATTTTGCGCTGCCCATGTCTGCAACAAATCCATAACCTCTGTCATAGAAAACTTTTATTACGATACCTTTTTTACTTAAGTTTGTCATTTGAGGTTCATCTCCTTATTGGTTTCATTGATGTTTTCTATTGGCAATGCCTTTAAGATCTTATCCGTTTCGGCTAATATCTCGTTTGCATCACGGACGTATTCTTTTGCTATGTCGATAAAGTTGAGAATTATATCGTAGTCAATCAACCAATTAACCGATTCTTTCTGTCGCTCTCTCGTATGGCCTTCATGTTTTATGTCTTTGGTCCAATCAAGAATTAAATTTAAATCGGGATTGTTTGAATACCCATATTCTGCAATCCAGTGAGACAGCATAAAATCGGCTTTCTCTAGTTTTAATATACCTTGCTCTAGTGAATTTCTTGCTTCAAATTTTATTTTAGTTTCCATTTTTTCTACTCCTTTTTTTAAAATATTTTTTAGAAATTTATATAACGAGGTGGCAATAATATGACTCCACAAGATTTCGGTCAACTACTTCTTTGCCCTTTTTTAAGAAGTAAGAAATGTCAGGGTATTTGTTTTTCCAGTCATAACATCACCCGAACAGAGCTTCAATGCTCATATAGGGGAAGAAGTTCCCTTGTATCTTTATGGCTTCTGTGAAGGTCACGGTCTGATTTTTTATCTTGGCTTCGATTTCCTCACTTGTCGCGCCTAAAAAAGTCGCTAAATCGCTTGATGTTACGTGATTTGTTTTCATTTCCTGTATCAAGTTTTTCATTTTTCTAATCTCCTTATTTTCTGTTTTGGTAAAGTTAGCATATTAATTTATGTTTTGAAGTGCTGTGAGAAGCCCATAATCGCCCATATTAGGGTATTAATTGATAAATAGGATAAAGTATTAAGCGAACATGTGTTCTTAGCTTAAATCGGCATTTAAACGCTTGAAAGCTTTTGAGTGCTTCCAGGTGCTATTCAATTACCTTGGTGATTATAAACTTGCTTAGTTCATTGCCTGATTCTTTGAACATGAAAGTTAATTCTAGTTTGTTATCGTCTGTCTGCTCGCTGAATAGTTCAACACCATCAAGATTCATGCCGCCACTTATCCAGTTTGGTATAAATCCTAACGGTACGCCGTTGTTTATTTTCTTTAGGCTTTCAATCAGTTCTTCGGCTTCATCATCGGTATAGCCTTTTTCAATCAAGAGCGCATCAGCCGATTCGTAAAGCTGCTCGATCACTGCTTCAAGATAACCAATTTCTTTTTCTGCTTCTTCGGTGCTTCCTGTGATTGTTTTGAATGCGTCCATGGCTTTTAGTGATTCGATTTGATAAATTAATTCCTTTTCTGTTTCTGTTAGTTGTTTTTTCATTTTTCTAATCTCCCTTGTTTTTTATTTTTATCTCAAACTATCCCTGAAATCTGATAGTGAAATAAACCTTAGATATTCACCTTGATAGACATTTAAGAACCTTCCTGTCGCTCCATCTCTTTGCTTATCGAGAATTATTTCTACCAATTCGCTTCTTGCTTTTTTAATGCTTTTAAACTCTGATGTTGTTGTTTCGTTAGCTTTTGTCCATTCTGCTTTTTCGCTGTCTGTAGGTTTGTGGATGTAGATCACGTTGTTAGAATTTTGATATATCGCCTTAGACTCTCTCATAACCCTTTCGCCCTTTGGTCGATGATCGCCCATCTCGTCATTCAACTGTGACAACTGAATAATTGGAATCTTGAATTCTTGAGTCATTATCTTTATTTCTCGTGAAATGGTGGCCACTTCTCTTTCTCTGCTGGCTTCGTTGGTCTCCGCTGTTAAGAGTTGAAGATAATCAATTATTACTAAGTCGGGTTTTAGTGCTCTTATTCTTTTTTTGATGCCTGTAACCGTGCTGACCTGATCATTGATGAACAGGTTTTTCTTTTTTTTCATGTCTTCAAGAAGTTCGCTTGTTAAGCCCCATTCGTCACTTGACATTTTTGTGCCTGCCCTAAATTTGCTTGCATCAAGTCTTGCCCTGGGAGATAACATTCTAGCAAGTATCTGAGTGTCGCTCATTTCCCGGCTGATGAAAAGTGCCTTCTTGCCCCTTGTTTCAAAGTTTCCGGCAACCTGCAATGCGAGGGCTGTTTTCCCTATGCCACTTTTAGCAGCTATAGTCGTTAATTCGCTAGGGTGCAATCCGTTTGTAAGTCTATCAAGGCCATATATGCCGTAGAAGTAGTTTTGTCTTTCTTCGGGTGTCTCATGGCTCTTTAGGCGTTTTTCAAAGCGTTCTGCCACACTTGAGATATCATCGCTGTAATCTTCGTTGATTGTCACTGTGTCTATTTTGTGTGCTAGTGCCGTGTTGATTAAATCAACGTCTTCATCAGTTGTGGCTAATTTGTTTAGGGCTTCCCTTAAAAGCTCGATGGTGGTTCTGCGAGTATGAATTTTTTTAAGTGTCTTGATGTTGCCTTCGATGTTTACTGGCATGGTACTTGAAATCAATTCCCCAATGTATGCCGGTAATATGCTGTTGCCGTTTGCTTTTGCTTTCCTGGTAACTGTTGCAAAGTCAGGTTTTATTCCTTCTTTGCGTAGATCTTTGATAGCCTTTGCTATTGTTAGGGTATCTTTGTCTGTAAACCACTTTAAATCAAAATCTAGATTCGGTTGAGTGGTTAAGAGTGCTCCCAGTATGTTTTCCTCAATCGTTTTATCGCTTAAATCCAACCGCCATTCCTCCTAACCGTATTTTTTATTAATTTCTTGGAATTCTTTTATAATTTCGTCCTCTTCTTCTCTTTCTGTTGGCTGATAGTTGTCATCTAGGTAATCAACGTAACCGACATTGAAGAACGTATCTCCTTGCTTGATATATTGTGTGTCTCTGCCCTTGGTCTCATCTGTGTATCTCTTTATAGCTCTTTCTAGTTCTTCGTAGCTAAACTCTTTTATCAACTTAGGTATCTTAGCCATTGCTTTAGCTTTGCCTTTTTTCTTGGGGTAGATGCTCCATAATTGCTCCGCCATTTGCGCATAATCTTTATTGTTAAGATTGTTAAGATTGTTAAGATTGTTGTTTGTGCCAAAGGTGTTGTCGGACTTGTTGCCAATCCTGATGCTATCCTTGATGACGGTGCCTTCTTGATAAACTTGTTCAATGTCCCACCCTATCAAGGTTATAACTGAAAATTTGTTGTTGGAATTGATGCTAATGATGTTATTGAACTTAAGTTGATTAAATAGGTCGTTTGTTGTTGATGATTTAAAGCCTAATTCTTTAGATGCTGAGTGCCTTCCGGTGACAAACTGGCCGGGTTTGAGATTGACAATCTGTCTGCCCACAACTTGGTCAACTTCCTTATGGGTAGCTTTCAGCAAACACCAGGTGTACATTTTCCACAACTTATCTGATTTGAATATCTGATTGTCCATCATCTTTCTGTGCAAACACACCCAACCCGTACTTTTCTCCATTCTGTCACCTCCTTGCAAATAGCTCCTCGATATAATCTAAATGCCATTCATTTAACACATATGCTGCACCTACTGTAATGAATAAAAAACCCAATCCGTCTATCATAACCCTTTGCCTGCCTTTGTTCTCTCGTCAATCCAGGCATCCATCATGTCTCTGTTAAGTTTTGTGACAGTTCCGATTTTAATTATCGGCATGGTTGGGT encodes:
- a CDS encoding excisionase, whose protein sequence is MKEKKLLSIKEASQAFGIGTQRLRELARVDPTMPIIKIGTVTKLNRDMMDAWIDERTKAGKGL
- a CDS encoding replicative DNA helicase is translated as MDLSDKTIEENILGALLTTQPNLDFDLKWFTDKDTLTIAKAIKDLRKEGIKPDFATVTRKAKANGNSILPAYIGELISSTMPVNIEGNIKTLKKIHTRRTTIELLREALNKLATTDEDVDLINTALAHKIDTVTINEDYSDDISSVAERFEKRLKSHETPEERQNYFYGIYGLDRLTNGLHPSELTTIAAKSGIGKTALALQVAGNFETRGKKALFISREMSDTQILARMLSPRARLDASKFRAGTKMSSDEWGLTSELLEDMKKKKNLFINDQVSTVTGIKKRIRALKPDLVIIDYLQLLTAETNEASREREVATISREIKIMTQEFKIPIIQLSQLNDEMGDHRPKGERVMRESKAIYQNSNNVIYIHKPTDSEKAEWTKANETTTSEFKSIKKARSELVEIILDKQRDGATGRFLNVYQGEYLRFISLSDFRDSLR
- a CDS encoding cold-shock protein; protein product: MTNLSKKGIVIKVFYDRGYGFVADMGSAKSCYFHASNLIDPDTFNQIEKGDLLKFIGAESDKGLEAFRIEKIDAEGIG